A single region of the Salvelinus sp. IW2-2015 linkage group LG20, ASM291031v2, whole genome shotgun sequence genome encodes:
- the LOC111981513 gene encoding neurabin-2-like, with protein MMKTEPPSAGSASSTLRSPSPHRNAYEAGIQALKQAHDALNNATNGDDAAKDGKPPRPSGRGRRQYGSNVHRIKNMFMQMQSPGDEDDPSKANDQAVRLSLPRASSLNEDVNHSALLKLGATVSERVNRFDPKGGEVGGSRGASAGYSKLQETRKIFEQRQLQEKQSATNRILLKKERPVSSAVQDSRLDVVVRFNGSTESLDCLDTVGGAGEAVSPTVSQLSAVFEKGDLRNNLHRPSSTSPLPSRGESPTPAKTAECLNSKIIARKVQVLPPGSQEDGSSQPLDQEGSPRSPRNRAAPRNDKGSSGSPQTGDRTSSASTEAKPERERGKEARGSSTGGEPGREPIPRDQEDSSTPEAGSRLVQAEIHASLENGEASGGPSDMAGRQVRERSHREEPREGPQCEGQEEDGLEEESRKDDYSEGDLVDISAYSGIGEDSGGSQLDEDEEEEDEPYEPESSCSEIPGLPAEEEAPPENRKICFSTGPIKVVEVLHQAHPLLLKSSLLFLKVSVKLKNVCKGWQENV; from the coding sequence ATGATGAAGACTGAACCCCCATCGGCGGGCAGTGCCAGCTCCACCCTCCGAAGCCCGTCCCCCCACAGGAACGCCTATGAGGCGGGCATCCAGGCTCTGAAGCAGGCCCACGACGCCCTGAATAATGCCACCAATGGGGACGATGCTGCCAAGGACGGCAAGCCGCCCCGGCCTAGCGGCAGGGGCCGCCGCCAGTACGGCTCCAATGTCCACCGCATCAAGAACATGTTCATGCAGATGCAGTCGCCAGGCGACGAAGATGACCCGTCCAAGGCCAATGACCAGGCGGTGCGGCTGTCCCTGCCCAGGGCCAGCAGCCTCAATGAGGACGTGAACCACAGCGCCCTGCTCAAGCTGGGCGCCACTGTCTCCGAGCGCGTCAACCGCTTCGACCCCAAGGGCGGCGAAGTCGGCGGGTCCCGAGGGGCCTCAGCGGGGTACTCCAAGCTGCAGGAGACGAGGAAGATCTTCGAGCAGCGCCAGCTACAGGAGAAGCAGTCGGCCACCAACCGCATCCTGCTCAAGAAGGAGCGTCCGGTTTCGTCCGCGGTCCAGGACAGCCGGCTGGACGTGGTAGTYCGCTTCAATGGCAGCACTGAGTCTCTGGACTGCCTGGATACGGTAGGGGGAGCCGGTGAGGCGGTGTCGCCCACCGTTAGCCAGCTTAGCGCCGTCTTCGAGAAGGGTGACCTGAGGAACAACCTGCACCGGCCCTCCTCCACGTCCCCGTTGCCCTCCCGAGGAGAAAGCCCCACTCCGGCGAAAACAGCGGAATGCCTAAACTCCAAAATCATCGCCAGGAAGGTGCAAGTCTTGCCCCCAGGCAGTCAGGAGGATGGGAGCAGCCAACCCTTGGACCAGGAGGGTTCCCCCAGAAGCCCCAGGAACAGAGCAGCTCCCCGAAACGACAAAGGCTCCTCAGGAAGTCCACAAACAGGGGACAGGACCTCTTCTGCTTCTACCGAAGCCAagcctgagagggagagagggaaggaagccaGGGGCTCAAGTACCGGAGGCGAGCCTGGCAGGGAACCAATACCCAGGGACCAGGAGGACTCCTCCACACCCGAGGCAGGAAGCCGGCTGGTGCAGGCCGAGATTCACGCCTCACTGGAAAATGGAGAGGCCTCTGGGGGCCCCAGCGACATGGCAGGGcggcaggtgagagagaggagccacAGGGAGGAGCCAAGGGAGGGGCCCCAATgtgagggacaggaagaggatgGCCTGGAGGAGGAGTCTCGTAAGGATGATTACTCGGAGGGCGACCTGGTGGACATCAGCGCATACAGCGGCATCGGAGAGGACTCCGGCGGCAGCCAGctggatgaggatgaggaggaggaagatgagccCTACGAGCCAGAGTCGAGCTGCTCTGAGATCCCGGGACTGCCTGCCGAGGAGGAAGCACCGCCGGAGAACAGGAAGATCTGCTTTAGCACTGGACCAATAAAG